One Rhizobium sp. NXC14 DNA window includes the following coding sequences:
- a CDS encoding branched-chain amino acid ABC transporter permease has protein sequence MRQVKRPLILYTAVLLAYLLVGLTQSWTLALTLLCDGLIVAIAALGVNIQWGYAGLFNVGVAGFFAFGGLAVALVAMPLNPEAWSAGTPMILAALAFGALIIFLTARVYRSKAPEITRLTLAAVLLIAGLIGFRIVFDPAVVAVEALNPASAGNVGGLGLPVPLSWLLGGIFAAGAAWVVAKTALGLRSDYLAIATLGISQIIIIVLKNEEWLDRGVKNITSIDRWPVPQEANLQQQDWFGGAANYVGTDVRTASTIFVALCFASLLAVVLLVLVLLAECSLKSPWGRMMRAIRDNETAAEAMGKNVKQRHLQVFILGSAVIGIAGALYVTLHGLFSPVSYDDPLRYTFLIWAMVILGGSGNNWGAVLGALIVMLIWGQAENLGPALFQLFTAPLAEGPLKAHLIDTAVQMRLPMVGLMLLLVLRFSPRGLLPEQECADERSVHIPQIQLRRGSRKARLCERKQQPESVAIGGNGVGTYTSMQ, from the coding sequence ATGAGACAAGTAAAACGCCCATTGATCCTCTATACTGCCGTCCTGCTAGCCTATCTTCTCGTCGGCCTCACGCAATCCTGGACGCTGGCGCTTACCTTGCTTTGCGATGGCCTGATTGTGGCCATTGCAGCACTCGGGGTAAACATTCAATGGGGCTATGCCGGTCTCTTCAACGTCGGCGTGGCCGGCTTCTTCGCCTTTGGCGGCCTTGCGGTCGCGCTCGTCGCGATGCCACTCAACCCCGAGGCTTGGTCTGCCGGAACCCCGATGATACTCGCGGCGCTCGCGTTCGGCGCGCTTATCATATTTCTGACTGCCCGCGTCTATCGTTCCAAGGCACCCGAAATCACGCGTCTTACCTTAGCCGCCGTGCTGCTTATCGCGGGCCTCATTGGCTTCCGAATCGTCTTTGATCCGGCGGTCGTTGCTGTCGAAGCGCTGAATCCGGCGTCGGCCGGCAATGTCGGCGGGCTCGGACTGCCGGTGCCACTATCCTGGCTCCTTGGCGGTATCTTTGCGGCTGGCGCCGCCTGGGTAGTCGCCAAGACAGCGCTCGGCCTGCGATCCGATTACCTTGCCATTGCTACGCTTGGCATCAGTCAGATCATTATCATCGTTCTCAAGAACGAGGAGTGGCTCGATCGAGGCGTCAAGAACATCACGAGCATCGATCGTTGGCCGGTACCACAGGAGGCTAACCTTCAGCAGCAGGACTGGTTTGGCGGAGCTGCGAATTACGTCGGGACCGACGTCCGTACGGCTTCCACTATCTTCGTCGCATTGTGCTTCGCATCTTTGCTTGCCGTGGTCCTTCTCGTCCTCGTGCTTCTCGCGGAGTGCTCTTTGAAATCGCCCTGGGGGCGAATGATGCGCGCGATCCGGGACAACGAAACGGCGGCAGAGGCGATGGGAAAGAACGTCAAACAGCGCCATCTCCAGGTCTTTATTCTTGGTTCCGCGGTCATCGGTATTGCGGGCGCGCTCTATGTGACACTGCATGGCCTATTCTCGCCGGTGAGCTATGACGACCCCCTCCGTTATACATTCCTCATTTGGGCCATGGTTATTCTCGGCGGCTCTGGCAACAATTGGGGGGCCGTGCTCGGCGCTTTGATCGTCATGCTGATATGGGGACAAGCCGAGAACCTTGGTCCTGCGCTTTTTCAGCTTTTCACTGCTCCACTCGCCGAAGGGCCACTCAAAGCCCATCTCATCGATACGGCCGTCCAGATGCGACTCCCAATGGTCGGGTTGATGCTATTGCTCGTGCTGCGATTCAGTCCGCGTGGGTTACTTCCAGAGCAGGAATGCGCCGATGAACGGAGCGTCCATATCCCGCAGATTCAACTGAGACGGGGATCTCGCAAGGCGCGTCTGTGCGAACGCAAACAGCAGCCTGAAAGTGTCGCGATAGGAGGCAATGGTGTTGGAACTTACACCTCGATGCAGTAA
- a CDS encoding branched-chain amino acid ABC transporter permease produces MDILNAIVALLNYVVVPAASYGAQLALGALGVTLVYGILRFSNFAHGDTMAFGTAITILGTWFLQSHGVNFGPLPTALLALPLGLIASAAIVLFTDRSVYRYYRRRKVAPVTLVIVSMGVMFIMNGLTRVAIGVQEQNFADGVRFVISAIQFRAMTGLEEGLAVRTSTVITLVTAAIVVLALFRFLNRTRTGKSLRAFSDNEDLALLSGINPDRVVKITWLIAASLATIAGVLYGLDKSFKPFTYFQLLLPIFASAVVGGLGNPVGAVAGGFFIAFSEVTFTYAWKKVLAYLLPANFVPDGLGQLLSTDYKFAVSFAILVAVLLIKPTGLFRGASI; encoded by the coding sequence ATGGACATCCTCAATGCTATCGTCGCGCTCCTGAACTATGTCGTCGTTCCAGCAGCTTCCTATGGTGCGCAACTTGCCCTGGGTGCCCTCGGCGTGACGCTTGTCTATGGAATTTTGCGTTTCTCCAACTTCGCCCACGGCGACACCATGGCGTTCGGGACAGCAATTACGATCCTGGGGACATGGTTTCTTCAGTCGCATGGCGTGAATTTTGGGCCTTTGCCGACTGCGCTTCTCGCCTTGCCGCTCGGCCTCATAGCCTCGGCGGCGATCGTCCTTTTCACGGACCGTTCCGTTTACCGCTACTACAGAAGGCGAAAAGTCGCACCCGTTACCTTGGTTATTGTTTCTATGGGCGTGATGTTCATCATGAACGGCCTGACCAGGGTGGCCATCGGCGTCCAGGAGCAGAATTTCGCCGATGGCGTCCGCTTTGTCATTTCCGCGATCCAGTTTCGCGCAATGACCGGCTTGGAAGAAGGTCTGGCGGTGCGGACGAGCACGGTCATCACGCTTGTGACAGCGGCTATCGTGGTGCTCGCACTCTTTCGGTTTCTTAACCGAACACGCACAGGCAAGTCGCTCCGCGCCTTCTCCGATAACGAAGATCTCGCCCTGCTCTCTGGGATTAATCCTGACCGAGTGGTCAAGATCACTTGGCTGATCGCCGCCTCCCTGGCAACCATTGCCGGTGTGCTCTATGGCCTGGACAAAAGCTTCAAGCCGTTCACCTACTTCCAGCTCCTGTTGCCAATTTTCGCATCGGCGGTGGTGGGTGGGCTAGGCAACCCCGTTGGAGCCGTCGCGGGCGGGTTCTTCATAGCCTTTTCCGAGGTCACGTTTACCTATGCGTGGAAAAAGGTTCTGGCTTACCTTCTTCCGGCAAACTTCGTTCCGGACGGCCTCGGGCAGCTCCTGTCGACCGATTACAAATTCGCTGTGTCATTTGCAATTCTCGTTGCCGTTCTGCTGATCAAGCCGACCGGACTATTTCGGGGTGCCTCCATATGA
- a CDS encoding transposase: protein MTKHPIEVITSVERRRRWSREDKERLVAACFEPDAVISEIARAAGIHVSQLFRWRKELCRIEEPRSDTATLVPVIVSEAASTVSPVQPESPTTSHPRRKRSDVTIELGRGRRVRVDSDIDTDALGRILDCVLGLR from the coding sequence ATGACGAAGCATCCAATTGAGGTGATCACGTCTGTAGAGCGCCGTCGGCGCTGGTCACGCGAAGATAAAGAGCGCCTTGTCGCTGCGTGCTTTGAGCCAGACGCGGTCATCTCCGAGATTGCCCGCGCGGCCGGCATCCATGTCAGCCAGTTGTTCCGTTGGCGCAAAGAGCTTTGCCGGATCGAGGAGCCAAGGTCTGATACGGCGACTTTGGTGCCGGTGATCGTATCCGAGGCCGCTTCGACAGTCTCTCCCGTTCAACCGGAATCGCCCACCACATCCCACCCTCGTCGGAAGCGTAGCGATGTGACAATCGAGCTTGGACGGGGTCGGCGCGTGCGCGTGGATAGCGACATCGATACGGATGCCCTTGGCCGGATTCTCGATTGCGTGCTGGGGCTGCGATGA